GTGCTTGACAGCTTCACCTTCAGGCTACACCATTTTTGGTTTCTTCGGCCTGTTGTTCAATCGTCTATTCGGCCCAGCCCAcgcagcattttttttcttcattttttttaagatgatggCAGAGTAGGCCAATGTCCCTATGCTTAGATTTGATTTAGAGAATATCTCCATATTTAACATTGTAATAAAGAGGCAAATTGTGTAGCACATAAATTATCTAGATCATGCTTTCATTTTGAAGAATTCTTGTAATTGGGTTGAACCCATTAGCTTCTTGCTAAACGTTGTAGTGAACGTTATAACTGTGTTTTGATATCGATAAAGCGCGTCAAATGGCTTGTGTTTTGATATCAATAAAGCGCGTCAAATggctaaaaaaaatcttggttGCAGGAGAGGAGAATAATTGTGGAATATAGTTCAATTGCATCAAATCATATTTTCTGCTATTTAAAACTGGAATCATTTTACAAAGCAATTTATTCCAGAAAGGGACAAACGACCCACAACTTTTAGTGTGGATATTTTCTCTCATTTGATAGTGAATCCATAAATTTACTCAAAGGTAGAAAACAAAATCCAATGGGTACAATCAATTCACATGCAAGCACATAGCCATACATGCTCTTGTCAACAAatacaaaaaaatatgtaaaacacATAAAGGTCAAGCATATGCTGCGTCGtgctaaaaataaaaggataagGGGCTTATATTCAAGGTTACTACACTAACATCGTGGTTCTTCCTTGATCTGACActtccggaaaaaaaaaaacatcatccaTGCCTTGTGATTAACGTTTGGTTCATGGATGATGGATGATGTGACCTCGAAGGATCTTGAACTCTTTCAATTCCATTATGAATGTGCGAAAGTTTCAGATCATGGATTTCCTCTCGAATTTTGTGATCTTCCATTATCATCCGTGTACCATCTATTTAGTCTCTCGAGAGCAATCTCTACCTAAAAAACAATGGAGCACaccattaaaatataaaaaaagtgtGCTCTTTCAATGTCCCACATGTTTTTCTAGATAGACCCTTATATTATGTGAAAAAGATATAATTAAATACAAGATAacaaaaaatatgagcaaaaaagATAACAAAGCCAACCTGTTTTTCCCAATTAGTCCTAAGTGTGATGAATAAAAGCACAAGAGTCTGCACTAGTGTTCCAACAAGCATTCCAATCCAGATGCCCTATAGAACCAATTAATAAAAGTGAGAAACGCAACTTAGACCCAAGATTTCCTAATGAAATTTACAATAGCAACCAGGACCTTACCTTTACTTCAAATCCTAGAGCATAGCCTAGTATTGCCCCAATAGGGATACCGATCAAGTAGTACGATGCAACATTAACATAGGCAACTACACTTTGCCAACCAGAGCCAATAGCGACACCTATAGATAGTTAGAAAACGTTGTAATTTCAAAGTGAAAGtttaaattattttgatatattcgtccgtcaaataaaataatcataCCTGAGAGCACCGGTTGAACACTATTCAATAAAATGGAGAAAGCTAGAAGGGGAGCAAGATCAGCGACTGCATCTACTACCTCCTGACTTTCAGTAAATATGTATGCAAGGCTTCCacgaaagaaaaggaagagcaCAAAAAACACAAATCCTATCAAGAAAGAAGTGGTGACCACATTGAAAATGGCAAACTTAGCCCTTCTTGCACTCCCAGCTCCAAGTTCATTTGCCACCCGCACTCTAAAAATGTATATGTATTAAGTATAAGTCAAATTTATAGGACATAATGGAATAGTCAGATGAACCACTTAATGAGTAACAAGTAAGATCATGAAGTTACCCAGTTGCAGCCAAAAATCCAATAGCAATCATCATCTCCCAACCATTGATATTAAGGCTACAAATTTTGTAAGTGAAAACAACAGTGCTCAACAAGCAATTTCTCCAAGTACTAAAGGATCAACACAAAACAATAAATTGATGTACATGATACAACATGATTTGGCTATTATTTTCTAAACTAGTATGCAacaatagtatatatattaacaTATTACCATATAGAAAGAGCATCAAGAGCAACCTTTGCATTCTTCATATAACCAGTGAGGAGCACCAATATGGTGTTGTACCATAATTCTACACTGAAAGGCAAAGGAACAACAAGAATGAATCAATGAGCTACCAAATTAGCTGTAGGAAAGAACTTGGTTAACACTAGGTTAGATATAACATATTGCCTTTTGTTTGGTATCATCAAAATTATACAAAATTTCATATGTGTACATAAACAGAACTGTTACTTACCAAAGCATCACTCCGGATGATATCGAAAGCTTGATAATAGCACCAAGATCAGTAAAGGCAGAGGACGAGAACCCTGTCCATGTTTGAGGACAACCACCAAAGAAGACATATGCGAGCTGACCAAATATAGGGATCCAACAGGCAATGACCATGGAGCCCATCACCCCAGCAAGGCCAAGGTGAAACTTGACCACCATGAGCCATGATAGGAAGAGATTGAGTCCAAAGTTGAGCAAGGAGAGGTAGGTAACGATCATGTTCTTGCTCTGTGATTGTAGATACATTTGGATTGTTAATCCCCAGACATAGGAGAACATGATGGGAATGTACCATAGTGAGATGGTGCCAGCCACAACAGAGATATCGGGATCCTGACCAAGGGCAATTAGGAGCGGAGTGGTGAAGAGGTAGATTGGGAGAAGGATTACTGCACAACAGAAGAGAACTATCCATGAGCGTTGTAGATAGATGCCTAACATGTGGTATTGCTTGGCACCATATGATTGCCCACACAATGTTTCCAATGCGCTTGCCATGCCTATCTGCAGTTACAACAATGTATATGTATGGTTAACTATCAATTAAttgtaaatagttaattgtttATGTATGCATTTTGTACAAGATGATTTGTAACAAAAATTAATTGTTagtaaaagataaatatttttatataacttaAAGTAAGGTATGTTTACATTTTATTTGTATATTTTGTACCATAAAGAGTTTGTTATTGTTGCAGTGCTAGCTAACAGAGGTAGCACGAAGAAGATAGCATACGGAAGATCCAAGAAGAATAAAGAAAGAGCACACTATATAATTATTGCATGAAGAAAATGCCATGATTAAGGGGTGGATGATTAGATGAAGAGCCTGCTTCAAATATTAATTAGTGTTTTGAAAGTTGAATAATTTGATGATCCCCTTCTCAAGAAGGAAAAAATGTGAGGAGGCAAAGATCTCATATAATTTTCTTCCTTCGATACGTTTTATTCGATACGTTTTATGTCTTTTTTATATCGAGCCTAACTCTTATAAAGGCAAATCAAACATACATGATTTGTACGAATTAATCAATgtgcaaattaaattaaagaaagaaaagttaGTGACGCTATTAGTCTCGATGGATAGAATTAAGTCATGACTCCAACATTATTAAAgttagtttttaaaaaaattggcaaaatTTACTATAAGAGTGATTTTGTTAGGGATACTCCTAAAACGTGGCTTGACCTAAGGACACCTAAAAGAACGTGTTAATTTGctagaaaatatcatattattattttatcatttttagcATATTTGAAAAAGACCAAAATAGCCCTCTCACAGGTGTGTATTTTAATAGCTATGATATTCTCTAATAAATTATCACCTTTCAAGGTGTACTCGTACAAAGCCATGTTTTGATGGTGCGTATTAGTAAATACTACCATAATTTGTGAATATCATGTATCAAATTTTGTCTTTAAATGTTGCTAGTTGCAGAAGGACCAATCATGTGAAATAAAATCGAGTTGAACTGTTACACGTACTAATGAAAACAAACCTGTAATtaaattaagtactccctctgtaatTAAACTAAGTACtatactttgaccattattttattcTATTCCATATTctcaacaaatataaaattagccATCATatcaaagtattttaaaatataaatctagtgatataGTATGCCATAATACTTAGTTAATATGATTATTAGTAAAAAGTTAccgagtttaattttttttaaaaaaagagtgtCCTATAATTTGAAAccgagggagtagtatataagcaaagaataattaatcagtGGTCATCAGGCATACCAGGATGCCGACGCTCAAGCGCATGAGGACGGTGGAGACGAGGGCATACGCGGCGAGCTCGGTGGCGCCAATGTGTCCGATGAAGGCCTGGCTGACGATGGTGACGCCGAAGGAGGTGGCGCGCGCGCAGATGGAAGGACCCGCCACCACCCACAGCTTCTTGTTCTCCTCCACCAGGCGCCGCCCCAGCGACCcaacctcttcttcctcctcgttgctgcctccgccgccgccgttgatcGCCGGCTTAGGCTCCAGCAGAGGAACCGTCGGCCTCTCATCATCCTCCGTCGTCCTCTCCATTGCTACTCTGCTCTGATAGCTAGCTCTCCAGTGCACAACAATGGAGATCGATGGAGTTAATAGGAGCAGGAATATACTTTGAGTTGCAGATATTAGTAGCTGTCTGAATTGAAGAAGGCTGCAGGAAGGAAAGCATCCATCGATGATGCTCAAGTCTCCCCATCTACCGTTTAATGGCTGGGCCAGAGACGATCGAGCGAGGAAGTACATGATTGGCCCTGTGGTTGCTGCAGATGGTGGGTAGGTAGGGAGGGCAGTGTGGgaagaaattaataaacaatTACACAagccctgttcttttctttaaaaaaattggataaaattttgaatattcgtgacacgcttttcgtgcgaaaactttctgtataaaagttactctaaaatatcaaattaatttttttaataattaaaacttaattaattatatattaataccaTCTTATTTTACGTAAAATACTTAATTATCTTCTTTATCCTTATCTTGTGTGTGGGAATACAATCATCGATTCAGGCAGGGGTTGTGTGTAAACATAATGCATGTCAGCATGTGGCGAGGAGGGCAATCACGTGTACTTTCTCTTTTAAAAGTCATACGTATTCTGTTTCCGACGGATACTGTAGGTAATCTCCACCACGTACCTCCACCACCATCATGAAGCACGGCCGGGCGTACGGCAGAGGAGCGATCACGTCGCTGGCCACTCTACTCGCGCTCATGTGACCAGTTTATACTAGACGCTTCCGCGACAAAAATTTTCATACataagttactttaaaatattaatatatttattttgttaagtctataataattaaaattaaaacttaattagcTATATACTAATAACTTTCTCGTTTTATATACATCAACGTAACTTTTATCTTCATCAGTTTTAAGTACAAttagaatttaactttttttttcttggatgaATGGAGTAATATAAGTAGTAGCAGCGATGTGGCCTACCGGTATCAACGTCGTCGATAAATGGTATGTTTGTCCGGCCTCGCTGCTGTGCTGCATCAGTGCATCCTCATGTATCTGCGTCACGGTCACTGGCAATTAAAGTGGTTGCTACAAAAAATGATTCCTCATCCAACGATGCCAACCAATGCGTCCCGGAAAAAGGAGATCACGGGAAGGAAAACGTTACATCATTGCATGGAGACACCATCGACATCGAGTCGCCGTCTCGTGTCGGCCATCGATGAACTTTTTTTTcgaacctttttattttttaaaatttaaaaataaactcttacaaaatttaattttaaaactagaCCTTTTAATCGTACTGGCTGGTCTGATGTGGCGAAATAATATTGTCAAGTCAAATGAGGATGAACATGATAGTTTATGATAGTTTAGTTTCGTTATGCCAGCCGGGGTGGCGtggttaaaagttttaaattttaaaaataagttttgggatgtttatttaaaatttaaacacaAAAAAggttaataataaaaaaaatggccaTCCTATTCATCAATTCATGCCCTGTGACCTTGTTCTCGTCAACCCATCGGCAGCACACCACCACCAGCTAACTCACGATTTAATTCAACATCGTGGAATATAGTTCAATTGCATCAAATCATATCTTCTGCTATCTAGTAGCTGTGTGAATTGAAGAAGGGAAGGCTGCAAGGAAAGGAAAGCATGATGCTCGCGTTTTATATCCTCACGTTTTCTAAACTGCTAGTAtgtattcttaaaaaaagttattttaaaaattatattaatttattttttaaatttaaaataattaataattaattaattatgtgtttgTGACTTGTTTTGTTTTGCGCATATTTTCAGTCCTCTCTAATACTTTTCTCTCTAACACAACCTGCTGTGAGATTGCCCCTAAATTATATATGGTTCTGCAGATGGCGGGTAGGTAGGGATGACAGAGGGGGAAATTAGTTGTACTACCTTGTAAGTAACAGTGACTCCTGATTAGGATTCTCGGACAACGAGTGATCAAATTAACAGGAATTAACAGTTGGATCGTGTGGCAAGGAGGGCAAGCACGTGTTCTTtgctccaacaaaagttggataaagattaaaatttttatggcacgctttttaaactgctaaacggtgcgtttcgtgtgaaaactttctatatgaaagttgctctaaaatatcatattaatctatttttcaagtttttaataattaaaactcaatcaattatgTGTTAATATCACCtcattttatgtaaaaaaaacataatctttatcttcatcttcacaagaaaagaacaccacctaatGTGCTGTCAATGTTTTCTTATCCTACTAAAGCTTTCTATACGTAGTCCATTAATGGGATGTTTGCCCGGCCTTGCTGCATGCTGTGCTGcatcccctcccccacccccacggccccacccccccccccccccccccggccacCCGACTCCGGAGCAGTTTTGGTCCAACGTGGCACACATGTGGTAATCCAGtcagcataaaaaaaataaaaaatggtagGGCACTTGTCAGTTCTGCATCTTTTCTAGGTCGCCACATGTGGGCCctaccttatatatatatatatattaatgctGACTAGACTGCTACATGTGTACCACGTATGACCAAAACCGCTAGCGTTCCGGAGTCTGTCAGGGGATAATTCGTCCGTATAAAAAGTTGAGGATGAAGAATGTCTAGTTTTTAAATAGAGGTGGATAATTCGTACTACCACGATAGTTCAAGCGTAATTCgaactttttctaaaaaaaataggcCCGAAAATCATGCCTCTCTAGCAATAGCAGTGCCCTTTGCAAAATGTTAGAAATTTGTCATGTCATCTTAGGTGGGCTCTCCTTCAATTATTGTTTCTAGCgatctgttttgtttttgtcacgTTGCAAACGACCTGCGAGTGCTAGGGCTTGGGCGATCGCGCATCACTGGGCCGTCAGCAAGGTGGACGCGAGTGCACGCCAGCCGTCGGGGCAAGAAAGGACATTGTGAGGGTTCCATTAGCTGTTGTCACATTGCAAACGACCTGCAAGCACTAGGGCTTGGGCGATCGCGCATCACTGGGCCAGCGCGTCAGCAAGGTGGACACGAGTGCACGCCAGCCGTCGGGACGAGAAAGGGCATCGTGAGGTTCCATTAGTTGCCAGGTCAATCAGCCACGCCAGGGCAATGATAGGATTGGGCATGTCGGAATATTGGGGCCATGATTGGATATATGTTGGAGGCTGTGTTTTAGACATAATTCCCAAATAGTATAGCTTTAGGTAACATGATCGGTTatctcttggagatgctctaaaaTTGAAACATTATCACAAAACACTATGCCAGAATGGTCCGTTTGATATAGCTTTTTGCTGGATTAACCGATTTGCTTATAGGAGCAGATACTCAATTAGCGCATGGTCTTTTTTGATATTGaaaatgatcatttttttagttttctataaaacttttatataatattttgtttttagtGTTTAATGGTTTGAAAAGTGTGATCGCTATGGTCTAGAAGCTAGAATTTGAAAGAACAGGAATGGCCagtttctctctgtttttttttgtgaaatttgacTGTTTCTCATATTTGATAGTTCAATCAATAAATTTAGTCACGATAGATAATAAAGCTTAGTGAGTACAATCGACTTACATGGAAGCTCTTTCTAATTAATACAAAAAATCATGTAAAACTCACATTGTGCAAGGGCTTGGTGAAATAATAGGATAAGGGGTATATATACagtagagtaaagtccatcaccggtccctaaacttgtactgctgtgtcatcccggtccctaaactcgcaaatcgaccattcaggttctcaaacttgttcgactgtgtcatcccggttcctaaacttgcagatcactcgtttaggtcctccaacttgttcagttgtgtcaccccggtccctaaaattggatttgaatatcatctgggtcaaataggacggtctaaagactttatatttaaaaataattcataacttgttcatatgaactctaatgaaaacaaactttatatcaaacttgtagccctcgacgcgatctacaactttgtagttgaattttttttattttaagtcattttttgtcccaaaatgtaattttaaaattaaaatttaaaaatatataaacatgcaacaatattttgggaccctaaacagttttaattcaaaaacttttcaactacaaagttgtaggtcgcgtcgagggctacaattttgatataaagtttgtcttcattagagttcacatgaaaaagttatgaattattttttatataaagtttttagaccgtcatgtttagggaccggggtgacacaattgaataagttggaggacctaaacgagtgatctgcaagtttagagaccgggatgacacagtcgaataagtttgaggacctgaacagtcgatttgcgagtttagggaccgggatgacacaacggtacaaatttagggaccggtgatggactttactatATACAATAACTTTTCCTGGCGGAAAAGCCATCACCCCAAGCCATATGATTAAAATTGTTCTTTGGTGGATACGTGAccttgatgatttttttttgaaagttcaAACCTTGAAAATCTTAAATCCGAGCACAATCCCATTTTGACAGGTTGATTCATAAATCATCAAAATTCTTTACAAGTGTGCAGAAGTTTTATATCATGCATTTCCTATTGAATTCTGTGATCGTCCGTTCTCATCCATATACCATCTGTTTAATCTCTCTCGAGTAATCTCTACCTGAAAAAATTAAACATGAAGCACATCATTAAATGAGAAAAATATGCTCTTCTAATGACCCATGAATTTTCTAGAGAGACCCttaaattatttgaaaaaagatatttaatcagaaaaaaaggataagaaaaaaatatgagcagAGGTAAAAAAAGGCAACCTGTTTTTTCCAATCGGTCCTAAGTGTGATGAATAGAAGCACAAGAGTCTGGACTAGTGTTCCAAGAAGCATGCCGATCCAAATACCCTGCAAAAAGAATGAACATAAGTGAGGGACACAACTTAAATCCAGATTAACTAGTGAAATTCTATCATACAAAAATTCCTTACCTTTGCTTGATATCCTAGCACATAGCCTAGTATTGCACCAAGAGGGATACCAATCAAGTAGTACGATGTAACATTAACATAGGCAACTACACTTTGCCAACCCGATCCGATAGCGACAcctatagaaaaattagaaaattagTAATTTCattgttaaattttgaattaCTTTGATATACTTGTCCTTCAAATGGAATAACATACCTGAGAGCACTGGTTGAACACTATTCAACAAAATGGAGAAAGCTAGAAGGGGAGCAAGATCAGCGACTTCATCTGCTACT
The nucleotide sequence above comes from Oryza glaberrima chromosome 11, OglaRS2, whole genome shotgun sequence. Encoded proteins:
- the LOC127754871 gene encoding protein DETOXIFICATION 21-like, whose protein sequence is MERTTEDDERPTVPLLEPKPAINGGGGGSNEEEEEVGSLGRRLVEENKKLWVVAGPSICARATSFGVTIVSQAFIGHIGATELAAYALVSTVLMRLSVGILIGMASALETLCGQSYGAKQYHMLGIYLQRSWIVLFCCAVILLPIYLFTTPLLIALGQDPDISVVAGTISLWYIPIMFSYVWGLTIQMYLQSQSKNMIVTYLSLLNFGLNLFLSWLMVVKFHLGLAGVMGSMVIACWIPIFGQLAYVFFGGCPQTWTGFSSSAFTDLGAIIKLSISSGVMLCVELWYNTILVLLTGYMKNAKVALDALSICLNINGWEMMIAIGFLAATGVRVANELGAGSARRAKFAIFNVVTTSFLIGFVFFVLFLFFRGSLAYIFTESQEVVDAVADLAPLLAFSILLNSVQPVLSGVAIGSGWQSVVAYVNVASYYLIGIPIGAILGYALGFEVKGIWIGMLVGTLVQTLVLLFITLRTNWEKQVEIALERLNRWYTDDNGRSQNSRGNP